Proteins from a single region of Weeksella virosa DSM 16922:
- the thrS gene encoding threonine--tRNA ligase → MINITLPDGSVKQYPQKVTPLEVAKSISEGLARNVLSALVNDKQTEITTPITENATLQLLTWNDDLGKKAFWHSSAHLLAQAILQFYPNAKLTIGPAIEKGFYYDVDFGEDSFGEKDFEKIEKAMLENAKKKAEFKLYSVSKAEALEEYKNNEYKTELISNLEDGDITFCVHDNFTDLCRGGHLPNTGFVKAAKILNVAGAYWRGDEKNKMLTRVYGITFPKQKDLTEYLELLEEAKKRDHRKLGKELGLFAFSEKVGQGLPLWLPKGAALRRKLENFLLKQQQKLGYEMVITPHIGQKELYVTSGHYAKYGADSFQPIQTPNEGEEFLLKPMNCPHHCEIYKTSQWSYRDLPKRYAEFGTVYRYEQSGELHGLTRVRGFTQDDAHIFCTSDQLLEEFKKVIDLVLFVFESLGFDNYSAQISLRDPNNKEKYIGTDENWEKAENAIITAAKEKNLPTVVEHGEAAFYGPKLDFMVKDALGRQWQLGTIQVDYNLPERFELSYIGPDNQAHRPVMIHRAPFGSMERFIAILLENTAGNLPLWLTPDVFTILPISEKYVEFGEKVLNLLAEQEINGLIDNRNEKTGKKIRDAEVKKIPYMLIVGEKEEENGTVSVRKHGEGDLGEMKIEEFIQFVKKEMKLI, encoded by the coding sequence ATGATCAATATTACTCTTCCAGATGGAAGCGTCAAGCAGTATCCACAAAAAGTTACTCCATTAGAAGTAGCAAAAAGCATTAGCGAAGGTTTAGCGCGTAATGTTCTCTCGGCTTTGGTGAATGATAAACAGACAGAAATCACCACCCCGATAACCGAAAATGCTACACTACAGCTGTTAACTTGGAACGATGATTTAGGGAAAAAAGCTTTTTGGCATTCATCAGCACACTTACTTGCTCAGGCCATTTTACAATTCTATCCAAACGCAAAATTAACAATAGGACCTGCTATCGAAAAAGGATTTTACTATGATGTAGATTTTGGTGAAGATAGTTTTGGTGAAAAAGATTTCGAGAAAATAGAGAAAGCTATGCTCGAAAATGCTAAGAAAAAAGCAGAGTTTAAACTGTATTCTGTTTCTAAAGCAGAAGCCTTAGAAGAATATAAAAACAATGAATATAAAACAGAGCTTATTAGTAATCTAGAAGATGGCGATATAACGTTTTGTGTTCATGATAATTTTACAGACTTGTGTCGTGGGGGACATTTGCCAAACACCGGATTTGTGAAAGCAGCTAAAATTCTTAACGTTGCCGGCGCTTATTGGCGTGGTGACGAAAAAAATAAAATGCTAACCCGTGTTTATGGGATTACCTTCCCTAAACAAAAAGATCTTACAGAATACCTAGAGCTCTTAGAAGAGGCAAAGAAGAGAGATCACAGAAAATTGGGTAAAGAACTTGGGTTGTTTGCTTTTTCAGAGAAAGTAGGGCAAGGCTTGCCGTTATGGTTGCCAAAAGGAGCAGCTTTGCGTAGAAAGCTAGAAAACTTCTTGTTAAAACAACAACAGAAGTTAGGGTACGAAATGGTAATCACACCACATATCGGGCAAAAAGAATTATACGTAACTTCTGGGCACTATGCAAAATATGGTGCGGATAGTTTTCAGCCAATTCAGACGCCAAATGAGGGTGAAGAGTTCTTGTTAAAACCGATGAATTGTCCTCACCATTGTGAGATTTATAAAACTTCACAATGGTCGTATCGAGACTTACCAAAACGTTATGCCGAATTTGGTACTGTTTATCGCTACGAGCAATCTGGAGAATTGCACGGTCTCACACGAGTAAGAGGATTTACCCAAGATGATGCACATATTTTCTGTACGTCAGACCAATTATTAGAAGAATTTAAAAAAGTAATAGATCTTGTACTATTTGTATTTGAAAGTTTAGGTTTTGATAATTATTCGGCTCAAATTTCGTTACGTGACCCTAACAATAAAGAAAAATATATAGGTACAGACGAAAATTGGGAGAAGGCAGAAAATGCAATAATTACAGCAGCCAAAGAAAAAAATCTGCCAACAGTAGTAGAACACGGAGAAGCAGCCTTCTATGGGCCTAAACTAGATTTCATGGTCAAAGATGCCTTGGGACGTCAGTGGCAATTGGGGACAATTCAGGTCGATTATAATTTACCAGAAAGATTCGAGCTTTCATATATAGGTCCAGATAATCAAGCACATCGTCCGGTGATGATTCACCGAGCGCCATTTGGCTCTATGGAGCGTTTCATCGCTATATTACTCGAAAATACTGCAGGGAATTTACCATTATGGCTAACTCCAGATGTTTTTACAATTTTACCAATTAGTGAAAAATATGTAGAATTTGGAGAAAAAGTATTAAATTTGCTGGCCGAACAAGAAATTAACGGATTGATAGACAATAGAAATGAAAAAACTGGAAAGAAAATCCGTGATGCTGAAGTTAAGAAAATTCCGTATATGCTAATTGTAGGGGAAAAAGAAGAGGAAAATGGTACGGTTTCTGTACGTAAGCACGGAGAAGGCGATTTGGGTGAGATGAAAATAGAAGAATTTATCCAATTCGTAAAAAAGGAAATGAAATTAATTTAA
- a CDS encoding OmpA family protein yields MSVNIFDLVKGYITPELVNNAATTFGESESGISKALSAFIPLVLGGLINKHHDSPNILDQVKQLGSQFSASNDVHQLTSQPLVQSLLASIFGEKQNGIVSKIAEFAGISDTSSNQLLNLAAALGFGGLGKYANDQNLNTNQFSDLLGSSSTKLAALLPTGLSLGALGLGGLGNLFDNATETISEKAHNVQESVTKQVHKTSEDVKEKYNQVRDQVREEAPYQGRETTNEKGGGGFLKWFIPLVILLLIGYLLYNWLGKKEDKTLVEDPAHVENTGVVTTPTAREEATFDLDGLTIKGYKDGLEDQLIRFIKSDDYKNATEESLKDKWFNFDNVNFEFNSTDQLEAGSHEQLENLAAILKKFPESKIKIGAYSDKKGDDNINKEVSQKRADFLKTELGKLGVGEQVVSAEGYGEEFATVPETASDEERAVDRKMALRFTK; encoded by the coding sequence ATGTCAGTAAATATTTTCGACCTTGTAAAAGGATACATAACTCCAGAGCTGGTAAACAATGCCGCTACTACCTTTGGAGAAAGCGAGTCAGGAATTTCTAAAGCACTCTCTGCTTTTATACCATTGGTTTTGGGTGGATTGATAAATAAACACCACGATTCACCAAATATATTAGATCAAGTAAAACAACTGGGTAGCCAGTTTTCTGCGTCGAATGATGTTCATCAATTGACAAGCCAACCACTTGTACAATCGCTTTTGGCGAGTATTTTCGGAGAGAAACAAAACGGAATAGTTTCAAAGATTGCAGAATTTGCAGGAATATCTGATACATCATCCAATCAATTACTCAACTTAGCAGCAGCATTAGGATTTGGTGGGCTCGGTAAATATGCCAACGATCAAAATCTAAATACTAATCAGTTTTCTGATTTGCTTGGATCATCAAGTACAAAATTGGCAGCTTTATTACCAACAGGTTTAAGTTTAGGAGCATTGGGCTTAGGAGGCTTAGGAAATCTTTTCGATAATGCAACAGAAACTATTTCTGAAAAAGCACATAATGTGCAAGAAAGCGTAACGAAACAAGTGCACAAAACCTCAGAAGATGTAAAAGAGAAATACAATCAAGTACGTGATCAAGTAAGAGAAGAAGCGCCTTATCAGGGTAGAGAAACTACAAACGAGAAAGGTGGGGGAGGTTTCCTTAAGTGGTTTATTCCGCTCGTTATTTTATTATTGATTGGCTATTTACTCTATAATTGGCTTGGGAAAAAAGAAGATAAAACGTTAGTAGAAGATCCGGCACATGTAGAAAATACCGGAGTAGTAACTACACCAACAGCAAGAGAAGAAGCAACATTTGATTTGGATGGATTAACAATCAAAGGATACAAAGATGGCTTAGAAGATCAACTGATAAGATTTATAAAATCGGATGACTACAAAAACGCTACAGAAGAATCACTAAAAGATAAATGGTTCAATTTTGATAATGTAAACTTCGAGTTTAATTCGACCGACCAACTAGAGGCTGGCTCTCATGAGCAATTAGAAAACTTGGCTGCAATCCTGAAAAAGTTTCCAGAATCGAAAATAAAAATCGGTGCATATTCAGATAAAAAGGGAGACGATAATATCAATAAAGAAGTTTCGCAAAAACGTGCAGATTTCTTGAAAACCGAATTGGGCAAACTAGGCGTTGGTGAGCAAGTAGTTTCAGCAGAAGGATATGGCGAAGAATTTGCAACTGTACCGGAAACTGCATCAGACGAAGAAAGAGCTGTCGATAGAAAAATGGCTCTACGTTTTACGAAATAA
- the rpmI gene encoding 50S ribosomal protein L35 yields MPKLKTKSGAKKRFKLTGTGKIKRKHAFKSHILTKKETKQKRNLTKTGLVDKADEKSVKRQLRLI; encoded by the coding sequence ATGCCAAAATTAAAAACAAAATCAGGAGCTAAAAAGCGTTTTAAATTAACCGGTACAGGTAAAATTAAAAGAAAACACGCTTTTAAAAGTCATATCCTTACTAAAAAGGAAACAAAGCAAAAACGTAATTTAACGAAAACAGGTCTTGTTGACAAAGCAGACGAAAAAAGCGTTAAAAGACAATTAAGATTAATCTAA
- a CDS encoding LptF/LptG family permease: MKILDKYIVKNFLGTFFFMVLILTSIAIIIDFTQKLDRIDSTGSTVTEALIHFYPYWGVWIVNTFLPVAVFISVIYFTSRLTAQTEIVGMLSGGISFYRLTRPYVIVAAGLAFTAMMVNNVVLPWANIKKNKYQYEHLLSMRARKEYYKQQVISAQISSNEYVFVESYDRIEKRSDSYFLYQKFDSVQLKEQIMASSFTWDDKDSSYILQNVFERKVLSPKKDSIAYLSSKKIKLKATPDEILPEGYVAETMNSFELMKFIESQKNKGSANVVVYENELQQRVSSPFSTFILTILALSLSSKKRRGGIGVNLAVGITLAFVYIFFSQIATTFSEQGYVTPFVAAWIPNVVFGLLTTFLYFRRAQS; encoded by the coding sequence TTGAAAATATTAGATAAGTATATTGTAAAGAATTTTTTGGGCACTTTCTTTTTCATGGTGCTCATCCTTACTTCAATTGCAATAATTATCGATTTCACCCAAAAGTTAGATCGTATAGATAGTACAGGATCTACGGTAACAGAAGCTCTTATACACTTTTACCCATATTGGGGAGTATGGATTGTGAATACGTTTTTGCCCGTCGCGGTTTTTATATCGGTAATCTATTTCACTTCGAGGCTAACAGCACAAACAGAAATCGTTGGGATGCTCTCGGGCGGGATAAGCTTCTATCGATTAACGCGACCTTACGTTATTGTAGCGGCAGGGTTGGCTTTTACGGCTATGATGGTGAACAATGTAGTTTTGCCTTGGGCGAATATCAAAAAAAACAAATACCAATACGAGCATTTATTGAGTATGCGTGCTCGAAAAGAATACTATAAACAACAGGTAATTTCTGCACAAATCTCATCTAATGAATATGTTTTTGTAGAAAGTTATGATCGGATAGAAAAGCGAAGCGATTCCTACTTCTTGTACCAAAAATTCGATTCGGTACAATTAAAAGAACAGATAATGGCCTCATCTTTTACCTGGGATGACAAAGACTCTAGCTATATCCTACAAAATGTTTTCGAGAGAAAAGTTCTAAGTCCGAAAAAAGATTCCATTGCATATTTATCATCCAAAAAAATAAAACTCAAAGCTACACCCGATGAAATTCTACCAGAGGGCTATGTGGCCGAAACCATGAATTCTTTCGAGCTGATGAAATTCATAGAGTCTCAAAAAAACAAAGGATCTGCCAATGTTGTCGTTTACGAGAATGAGCTGCAGCAGCGTGTAAGTTCGCCTTTTTCTACTTTTATTCTAACAATTCTGGCGCTAAGTTTATCTTCTAAAAAAAGAAGAGGAGGAATCGGAGTGAATCTTGCGGTGGGAATTACACTCGCTTTTGTTTACATCTTTTTCAGTCAAATTGCAACAACATTTTCAGAACAAGGATATGTAACGCCATTTGTAGCCGCATGGATTCCGAATGTCGTGTTCGGATTACTGACAACATTTTTATATTTCAGAAGAGCACAATCTTAG
- the infC gene encoding translation initiation factor IF-3 has protein sequence MKEDQHKINNKIDVPEVRVVGDGIESKIYPIAEALELAEEQGLDLVMISEKAVPPVCRVVEYKKFLYEQKKREKELKAKQQKVVVKEIRFGPQTDDHDFDFKKKHARSFLEEGSKLKAYVFFKGRSIIFKDQGEILLLRLAQELEDVGKVEQLPKLEGKRMIMMMAPKK, from the coding sequence ATTAAAGAGGATCAACACAAGATCAACAACAAGATAGACGTGCCAGAAGTTCGCGTTGTGGGCGACGGCATAGAATCTAAAATTTATCCTATCGCAGAAGCTTTGGAGCTAGCAGAAGAACAAGGCTTGGACTTGGTGATGATTAGTGAAAAAGCAGTTCCGCCTGTATGCCGTGTCGTTGAGTACAAAAAATTTCTTTACGAACAGAAAAAGAGAGAAAAAGAATTAAAAGCAAAACAGCAAAAGGTAGTCGTAAAAGAGATAAGATTTGGACCGCAAACAGACGATCACGATTTTGATTTTAAAAAGAAACATGCTCGTTCTTTCTTAGAAGAAGGATCGAAGTTGAAAGCCTATGTGTTTTTCAAAGGACGTTCAATTATTTTTAAAGATCAAGGAGAAATCTTGTTGCTGAGATTGGCTCAAGAATTAGAAGATGTTGGGAAAGTTGAGCAGTTGCCAAAATTAGAAGGTAAAAGAATGATCATGATGATGGCGCCTAAGAAATAA
- the tgt gene encoding tRNA guanosine(34) transglycosylase Tgt, translating into MKFSIEQRDPLSKARAAVVTTDHGEIETPIFMPVGTVGTVKAVQQKELVSDINAQIILGNTYHLYLRPGTEILHKAGGLHQFMNWEKPILTDSGGFQVFSLASSRKKSENGVRFKSHIDGSYHLFTPEKSMEIQRYIGGDIIMAFDELTGIPAEYHDAKRAMNVTHRWLERCRVWLDNNPEFYKHKQTLFPIVQGNDFKDLRQESAKYISDFNAEGNAIGGLSVGEPEEVMYEMTDLVTDILPKEKPRYLMGVGTPWNILEGIALGVDMFDCVMPTRNARNGMLFTWNGVMNMKNAKWKDNFDALDENGTSFVDHYYSKAYVRHLFNAQEFLGKQIASLHNLAFYLDLVRVAREHLLAGDFTQWKNQIIPQLKTRL; encoded by the coding sequence ATGAAATTTTCGATTGAACAAAGAGATCCATTGTCTAAAGCACGCGCTGCAGTGGTTACTACAGATCATGGAGAGATTGAAACGCCTATTTTTATGCCAGTAGGCACTGTAGGTACGGTTAAAGCCGTGCAACAAAAAGAGTTGGTTAGCGACATCAATGCACAAATAATACTAGGAAATACCTATCATCTGTATCTGAGACCAGGAACAGAAATTCTTCATAAAGCAGGGGGCTTGCATCAATTCATGAATTGGGAGAAACCGATACTCACCGATAGTGGAGGATTTCAGGTTTTTTCTTTAGCATCGAGTAGGAAAAAATCAGAAAATGGAGTCCGTTTCAAGTCTCATATCGATGGATCCTATCACTTATTTACGCCAGAAAAATCAATGGAAATTCAACGATATATCGGTGGCGATATTATAATGGCTTTCGACGAGTTGACAGGTATACCTGCAGAATATCACGATGCAAAGCGTGCCATGAATGTTACTCATCGATGGTTAGAGCGCTGTAGAGTCTGGTTGGATAATAATCCAGAATTTTATAAACACAAACAAACTTTGTTTCCGATTGTCCAAGGTAATGATTTCAAAGATTTGCGCCAAGAATCAGCAAAGTATATTTCAGATTTCAATGCAGAAGGAAATGCCATCGGAGGCTTATCGGTTGGTGAGCCAGAAGAAGTAATGTACGAAATGACAGATCTTGTAACGGATATCCTACCAAAAGAAAAACCACGTTATTTGATGGGTGTCGGGACCCCATGGAATATTCTAGAAGGAATCGCATTGGGGGTTGATATGTTCGATTGTGTGATGCCAACCAGAAATGCACGCAATGGAATGCTCTTTACATGGAACGGTGTGATGAATATGAAAAATGCTAAATGGAAAGATAATTTCGATGCACTGGATGAAAACGGAACTAGTTTCGTCGATCATTATTATTCAAAAGCTTATGTGCGACATCTATTCAATGCGCAAGAATTTCTGGGTAAACAAATTGCATCATTACATAACTTGGCTTTTTATCTAGATTTGGTGCGTGTAGCTAGAGAACATCTCTTAGCAGGAGATTTTACTCAATGGAAAAATCAAATCATACCGCAACTAAAAACACGTCTGTAA
- the rplT gene encoding 50S ribosomal protein L20: MPRSVNSVASRARRKKVLKLAKGYYGRRKNVWTVAKNAVEKGLQYAYRDRRQKKRNFRALWIQRINAGARLHGMSYSQFMGATKKAGIELNRKVLADLAMNNPEAFKAIVEKVK, translated from the coding sequence ATGCCAAGATCAGTAAATTCTGTTGCTTCAAGAGCACGAAGAAAAAAAGTTTTAAAATTAGCTAAAGGATATTACGGAAGAAGAAAAAACGTATGGACTGTTGCTAAAAATGCAGTAGAGAAAGGTTTACAATATGCATACCGTGATAGACGTCAGAAAAAAAGAAACTTCCGAGCATTATGGATACAACGTATCAATGCCGGTGCACGATTACATGGAATGTCTTACTCGCAATTCATGGGGGCAACGAAAAAAGCAGGAATTGAGTTAAATCGTAAAGTGTTAGCTGACTTAGCGATGAATAACCCAGAAGCTTTCAAAGCCATCGTAGAAAAAGTAAAATAA